In Spea bombifrons isolate aSpeBom1 chromosome 9, aSpeBom1.2.pri, whole genome shotgun sequence, the genomic stretch CCGCCCGCAAGATGTTCAAACTCAGTTTGACATCATTACTGTACTTGTACGGATCGCTCTGAGCTTTGTCTGCCGGCGGTCTGCCGGAACTGCTCTTTTCAGATGACGTCGATAAGTCCCCTTGCGAAGAGTCTTCCTTACTGCCTTTCCTGCCCTTCAAGGagcctttctttttcttttccaacGTGTCCGTCTGTCCGTTACTTGCTCCAGCCTTCCCACTCTTGCTGTGCATTAACCCACCCATGTTTTTCTTTAGCTTGCTCCCCAAGCTCTTTCCAAAGCTCCCCAGCTTGTTCGCCACCGAATCTGctctcttcttctccttttcctttttcAATCTCTCCTTCTCCTTGTCTTTGTCCTTGGTGGACTTACTGCCCCCGTTGCTCGCAGAGCTGCTGCACACGGACTCTTTATCGGACTCGGATTCAGCCGCGGAGCGGACGTCATCGCCAGCGGAAGCCGTTGGAGACTCTGGTTGGGCAAGTGGGGCCTGTTGGAAAAGATCCAGAAACTGAATGTTAATAACACTCTATAAAGGACTGCATGGAATATGGTGCCAAATTGTTCTGTGAGGACTATCCCTCTCAACATCCCAAACTATCATTGTTTATGAATAAAAGATGGCGGCACCCAACAACCACACTTTGAATGATCTATAGACTGACGGCAGCAAACATATTTATGTCTAATTTATTTTTCGGCTATCTTGCAAGTTGGATAATCTCTACGCGACGTCACAAGTTCAGAACATTCAAGAATCTCCAGCGTAGCGCTCAGCATGCGCATGTGTAGACATTTTACATACCTGGGTTTCACAGGGCAGCGAAAGCCACGTCACGGTCATGTAATTATGAAGCAAATTTAACTTGGCTTCCAGTGACAGGGTAACACTGCAAGTAAAAGAACACGTAGATCAATAAACAGCGGCACGTctgtctctctatatataccaACCGCACTGCAGTTCTTTCGCTGATTTGGTTGTGTATGAGACTTATTAGAAAGCAGACATGATTTAACCCAGAGCTGTTTTTCAGAGGTAATGGAATCCAAAGCTTCTAGAGAGACGCATGGAATCAACCCAAGCCCTCGGGGCCCAAATTTCAGTCAAAATGATTTGCACTCTTACTTTCCACATACGCTCTAGGACTGGAATAAACCACCCatgtctcaggacacacggcACTAGTGGTGATAGAGACCAGTGGGTGTGGCTAAGAGTGACACCTACCCATGTCCTGCCCAGTTATGTCCAAGACCCACCCACAGTCATTAACATACTGATTCTGACTAGGGGGGGGTTGTCCCCGTATCTAAGCAGCCTATTGGCTAGAACATCCAACTAGTTTACTAAAAGACAAATAGAGATAATGTTACAATCGCCAAGAGAGTGTGCGGCCAGGAAAGCTGaagatgttttattattgataGGCTGGGGATATAAGGTGACAGCACGGTCTGTTCTGTATTCCGGCAAAGAAGGACATATCGCAAGCAACCGATGGAGCTACCAAAGGTTTATATAGTTACACGCGCCGGCTTTCAGACAGGCGTTTGTGCCGGGGTATAATGGTTCCTGCTTTTTTCCTCTCGCAGGCAGGGACCCGCCGCCGGATTACTGATTGTACTCTTAGGCCATACGTGTTTACAAGGAAATACTTCGTAGCAAATGGATACTCCCGTGTAGAGCTCGGCATCAGATTTCTAACGCCAGAAAATCCAAACCacttaataacaaaaattaacaCAAAAGAGAGCTCCCTCCTCCCACtccataaaataataacagcTTCATTGCGAATCTGCATAGTAAAACCAGCGCTCGATGACAGGGAGGAGGCGCTCGGCGAGGGCCGAGGATATCAGGAGGCTTGCAAGGTCCAAACCTGTTCTGTTTACTTTGATTAAAAGTCATTTTGGCTCAAATGCCTGGAATGTTAAAAATCTCGAGGATCGGTTTCGCGGAACCTGTCCTTAAAATAGAGGGCTGGCTTTACGAACTTTCAACACCATTCTTGTTGCATTCGTTGGAACACGCCAACAAAGCAAGATGGCGCCTTAAGATTCCTATAGAACATTAGATTTCAAAAGCACTCATCACAATGGATGCATACATTTCGTAGCGGTCTACATGCCCAACTTGTGAAGCTGTTAATTCCCTAAACCAGGTATGACTGTCGATGACCTTGTTTCAGTTATCCGACATGGTTATGCCTACCTTGCAAGTCTGACATTATCATTATCGCTCTTCCCCCACTCCCAGTCCTTCCCGGGGTCGACGGCAAAGTGCACGGGCAGTAACTTGTGTTCAGAGTCTGTCAAGGGGATGAacggtgctaaaaaaaaaacaacaaaaaaaaatataaaaaagtgaaaacaagACTGATGGGGCTTATAACACACCGCGGTGTCATTCTGTTGATTGCTATGGTTATAAGACCACTTATCGTATGCTGTAGATGTATGATATAGACTTGCTTTGTATGTGAAACACCTTTCGTATTTAACTTGGTATATAAAATCTTGGTAGAGCTGGTTAGCTAACAGCATTATCTGTTCTTCAACTACGGGAGTGAAGGGCAACGAGATATGCAAGATCTGCCGTACAGTAATCAAGAGTATGACGAGAGCGAGCGGGAAACAATCACATGCGATGAAGCCGATCTCTGAGGCAGCCCAATAACAAACACTACACTCCAGCATAGTACGCGATATTTCAAGCTCTCCGACATATATCGGAGGTGTTCAGGCTGCGGACGGCCCCCGGGGATAAGCAGATGTAGGCTGATGTTTTACCTTGCTCTTTGCTGTGCTCATTCTGCTCCATAGACACCAGGGCAGAGAAGTGAGCCTGGTCGTACGCCAGCACCAGCGGGGAAGTGTGGCATTTGTTGGCAGGGACCTCCAGAGGAAGGTAGATGCCCCCAAAAGGAATAGGAGCAAAagctggacaaaaaaaaaaaaaggaaacaattttAGGTCTCTTTAAAACATGTCTCTTTGGACAAAACAAGTCTTAGAGACCACCTACCTTCACCCCCGGAGTCTCTCAGCATAGTGTCAGCCACAACCACAATGGGCCTCTTGAGTACATGAGCGAGTACAAAGACGTGGAACTCTTCCAGGCTCTCATACACGGGCTCCTCCGAGCTTTCAACGCTGCAGAATAATAGAAAGGGTTTGACCAGCTGTCCCTGCCAGTAAATATTTCATCAAACGCGGCAAACTGAGGTTCAAAAGGTGCACAAAGCACACCAAAACAGTAGGGGCCGGATTATTGATGTACACAAGCAGGctgttacatttaattattgtgTATTTACACACACTACATTTACTGGACTAACGTGGCTACTAGTCCAAGCtagatttaattattttctgtcCAGCTTTGTCAGGGGATTGGCTCTAAAAGCAATTATGTGGCCCTTAACATAAACGTGAACTTTTTAGGCGACCCCTTGGCAGAAGGGTAGAAGTTTCTTGTTTTGTatgcaagagaaaaaaataacacttttcaTTAATCCAAGGAAAGGAAGGAACTCACTCCCAGATTGTGCATAAACATCTAACTCTTTGGCTTTCGCCACCCACGACAAAGCTGTAATTAACAGTACTAATACGAGGGTAGTTCTTACCCTCCGCAGTTCCCTCCGTTGGTCCCGTAATGCATTCGGGGCTCGCTGGACGCCAACTTTATTAAATCGTTCCATTCCTTCTGCCATTCCTCCTCCGTGTACACAAGACCCGACTGAAAGGAGATTAGAAGAGGAAAATGCATTGGTATAAATCAATTTACAACCTGAGATGTTTACAGTGCTCCCCGTCGACTAACCTATAGAAAGATGTCACTGTTTCAGGTGAAATGCTCTGCACAGACCCCCCAGAAATGTTATTGGATTTGGTGCTATTTCATACCTCTTTATTTTGTACGGTTTGCTGGAATCTCCATCTCCGCTTGAGGGCCTCTTTTTCTGCCCCTTTCTCCATCAAGTTGTAGAGGGATTTACGAAGCATGAGGTCTCGGTCGTGAAAGCCCCACATCCCTggaagggaggaaaaaaaaaaacaagatggaTTGTTATATTTGGTGAGTGCATAGAGCTTTCCCTAAAGActtaataaaaagtgattcgAAAACGGCAGACTAGTTGAGTCGGCTGGTCCTTTTCCGATATCATCTGTCGCTCAAAAACATCCTGCGATGGTGACCTCTACAGACTGGACTGGGAAAGGGTTGTTCCTCCCACCATCAGTCCGCTACTTTTTTATGGGAACTCCTCCATGTTCACCCAATCGCCCCCCCATGCCACAACAAGCCCCACTAACTGGATTGGGCTCGGATTCACCGATTAGCCGTCGCAGCCAGTGTATGTTTCCCCACGGACCTTTAGATCTCCTCCACCGGTATATAATGATTTATTCTTCGCTGGTCTTACCGAGAGATGCTGCATGAAGAAGGCAGTTTCCATCCCCTGTGGTTGCCAAAGGTAGGAGCCTCTGATAGCTGGGGTCCACCTGCGTCCACCAGTTAAGACGACCTGACCAAAAAGAGAAGGGAATTCTGCGTTAAGGTAGAGAAGCCGCACGCCTGCTACTAATCACAGCCTGTCCATCAGGTTATTGATAAAGACGAATTCTCATGCCAAGAGGAGCAATCACCAAGAACACTGTTGCCATGATGGTTGCTCCACATTTATGATTGGTCCAAATAACGTGAAGGGGTCTTCCACCCTGAAGGTTATTTCAATCAATGGTGCATATAAGCCGTGTAGTGCTTGTAGCTAGACGGCTGGGATACAAGAGGATTCGATAAAGGAGAACGACTCCAACACCGTGAAATGGTCCATCATTCTTCCgaatgtttaatcacataaagaaCAGACATATTATAAGAGgttgtctgcttttgtgtcgaATGACAATGAAGGAGGCAACATGTTACTTGAAGTTTTATAAAGACTCGTTTCTAGGAAGGGCTTGGACAGCTAAGAGTACCCGGCATAATCTAATGCTGAATTGAGTTCAAAA encodes the following:
- the OTUD7B gene encoding OTU domain-containing protein 7B isoform X1 → MDGVLSHFVRSTGAEPGLARDLLEGKKWDVNAALSDYDQLRQANAGGLGHTYSEGRSFKPPDTARPMRPALQRQDDIVQEKRLSRGISHASSSIVSLARSHVSSNGSSEQALETPVCTFQLPDLTVYKDEFRNFIERDLIEQSMLVALEHAGRLNWWTQVDPSYQRLLPLATTGDGNCLLHAASLGMWGFHDRDLMLRKSLYNLMEKGAEKEALKRRWRFQQTVQNKESGLVYTEEEWQKEWNDLIKLASSEPRMHYGTNGGNCGGVESSEEPVYESLEEFHVFVLAHVLKRPIVVVADTMLRDSGGEAFAPIPFGGIYLPLEVPANKCHTSPLVLAYDQAHFSALVSMEQNEHSKEQAPFIPLTDSEHKLLPVHFAVDPGKDWEWGKSDNDNVRLASVTLSLEAKLNLLHNYMTVTWLSLPCETQAPLAQPESPTASAGDDVRSAAESESDKESVCSSSASNGGSKSTKDKDKEKERLKKEKEKKRADSVANKLGSFGKSLGSKLKKNMGGLMHSKSGKAGASNGQTDTLEKKKKGSLKGRKGSKEDSSQGDLSTSSEKSSSGRPPADKAQSDPYKYSNDVKLSLNILRAAMQGERKFIFACLLKTSDRHPYQKQMIQGYLAEAEERFLAEQKQKEAEKKALMNCGAAKRLDADMMEPKADDMLPLPTYSQVSNSYGLQGMEYGGKGALTSSYSGGFTTIPRPTVVGPADGSLPHGYQDGRRQVAGGSCNNLPSYATFPRHCMPTRLHPYQPSSSPHTGRLSPLETELPPVYPGETDQTHCVAYSNGYREYSDLNTLPRAAPSDKKSRITAYNVQQTKCKQLNCTFYGHPETGNYCSYCYKEELRRKDCAKEALIHRF
- the OTUD7B gene encoding OTU domain-containing protein 7B isoform X2, with product MASKGKKWDVNAALSDYDQLRQANAGGLGHTYSEGRSFKPPDTARPMRPALQRQDDIVQEKRLSRGISHASSSIVSLARSHVSSNGSSEQALETPVCTFQLPDLTVYKDEFRNFIERDLIEQSMLVALEHAGRLNWWTQVDPSYQRLLPLATTGDGNCLLHAASLGMWGFHDRDLMLRKSLYNLMEKGAEKEALKRRWRFQQTVQNKESGLVYTEEEWQKEWNDLIKLASSEPRMHYGTNGGNCGGVESSEEPVYESLEEFHVFVLAHVLKRPIVVVADTMLRDSGGEAFAPIPFGGIYLPLEVPANKCHTSPLVLAYDQAHFSALVSMEQNEHSKEQAPFIPLTDSEHKLLPVHFAVDPGKDWEWGKSDNDNVRLASVTLSLEAKLNLLHNYMTVTWLSLPCETQAPLAQPESPTASAGDDVRSAAESESDKESVCSSSASNGGSKSTKDKDKEKERLKKEKEKKRADSVANKLGSFGKSLGSKLKKNMGGLMHSKSGKAGASNGQTDTLEKKKKGSLKGRKGSKEDSSQGDLSTSSEKSSSGRPPADKAQSDPYKYSNDVKLSLNILRAAMQGERKFIFACLLKTSDRHPYQKQMIQGYLAEAEERFLAEQKQKEAEKKALMNCGAAKRLDADMMEPKADDMLPLPTYSQVSNSYGLQGMEYGGKGALTSSYSGGFTTIPRPTVVGPADGSLPHGYQDGRRQVAGGSCNNLPSYATFPRHCMPTRLHPYQPSSSPHTGRLSPLETELPPVYPGETDQTHCVAYSNGYREYSDLNTLPRAAPSDKKSRITAYNVQQTKCKQLNCTFYGHPETGNYCSYCYKEELRRKDCAKEALIHRF
- the OTUD7B gene encoding OTU domain-containing protein 7B isoform X3, which codes for MRPALQRQDDIVQEKRLSRGISHASSSIVSLARSHVSSNGSSEQALETPVCTFQLPDLTVYKDEFRNFIERDLIEQSMLVALEHAGRLNWWTQVDPSYQRLLPLATTGDGNCLLHAASLGMWGFHDRDLMLRKSLYNLMEKGAEKEALKRRWRFQQTVQNKESGLVYTEEEWQKEWNDLIKLASSEPRMHYGTNGGNCGGVESSEEPVYESLEEFHVFVLAHVLKRPIVVVADTMLRDSGGEAFAPIPFGGIYLPLEVPANKCHTSPLVLAYDQAHFSALVSMEQNEHSKEQAPFIPLTDSEHKLLPVHFAVDPGKDWEWGKSDNDNVRLASVTLSLEAKLNLLHNYMTVTWLSLPCETQAPLAQPESPTASAGDDVRSAAESESDKESVCSSSASNGGSKSTKDKDKEKERLKKEKEKKRADSVANKLGSFGKSLGSKLKKNMGGLMHSKSGKAGASNGQTDTLEKKKKGSLKGRKGSKEDSSQGDLSTSSEKSSSGRPPADKAQSDPYKYSNDVKLSLNILRAAMQGERKFIFACLLKTSDRHPYQKQMIQGYLAEAEERFLAEQKQKEAEKKALMNCGAAKRLDADMMEPKADDMLPLPTYSQVSNSYGLQGMEYGGKGALTSSYSGGFTTIPRPTVVGPADGSLPHGYQDGRRQVAGGSCNNLPSYATFPRHCMPTRLHPYQPSSSPHTGRLSPLETELPPVYPGETDQTHCVAYSNGYREYSDLNTLPRAAPSDKKSRITAYNVQQTKCKQLNCTFYGHPETGNYCSYCYKEELRRKDCAKEALIHRF